A single window of Pelagicoccus enzymogenes DNA harbors:
- a CDS encoding arylesterase, whose translation MKPTRLALHLIAAYALLALTNFAHADSTSKRILFLGDSLTAGYGIDQREAYPALIGAKLKASGLDYDVSPAGLSGETSAGGLRRVGWVMQKPADILVLALGANDGLRGIKLSDTKKNLQGIIDFAKKKNPDIHIVIAGMQMPPNLGEAYTSEFREMYPSLAHENEATLIPFLLEGVAGDPELNIADGIHPNPAGHEIVAETVWKALEPLLK comes from the coding sequence ATGAAGCCAACGCGTCTCGCCCTGCATTTGATTGCCGCCTATGCACTGCTCGCCCTTACAAATTTTGCCCATGCCGACTCGACTTCCAAACGCATCCTGTTTTTGGGCGACAGCTTGACGGCTGGCTACGGCATCGATCAACGCGAAGCCTATCCAGCTCTCATAGGAGCGAAACTGAAAGCGTCAGGCCTCGACTACGATGTGAGCCCGGCGGGCCTGAGCGGAGAAACGAGCGCCGGAGGCCTGCGTCGCGTGGGCTGGGTCATGCAAAAACCTGCCGATATCCTGGTGCTTGCCCTCGGAGCCAACGACGGTCTGCGCGGTATCAAGCTCTCGGATACCAAAAAGAACCTGCAGGGGATCATCGACTTCGCGAAAAAGAAGAATCCGGACATTCATATCGTGATCGCCGGAATGCAAATGCCTCCCAATCTCGGGGAGGCCTACACCTCCGAGTTTCGCGAGATGTACCCATCTTTGGCTCACGAGAATGAGGCGACCTTGATCCCATTTCTCTTAGAGGGAGTCGCTGGCGACCCCGAGCTCAACATCGCCGACGGAATCCACCCTAACCCGGCTGGACACGAAATCGTGGCGGAGACGGTGTGGAAAGCCCTTGAGCCGCTGCTGAAATAG
- a CDS encoding AAA family ATPase, translated as MSSWSERVRNEVGKAILGQEVVVERMLVALLADGHVLLEGMPGLAKTLLIKSLGTALGLQFERVQFTPDLLPSDVIGTMIFQAQSGQFEPHKGPIFANLVLADEINRAPAKVQSALLEAMQEKQVTLGPTSHKLPRPFFVMATQNPVEQEGTYPLPEAQRDRFLFKLLVDYPSQEDEFEMMRRWGQVTEKPELQPVASGEELLALRAEVDGVHVSEDIQAYILELVRATREMPKATKPEDRLLSYGASPRASISLYQASRALAWLRGMDHVSPAVVKDIFFDAMRHRVGLSYEAEAEEITADQVLLKILDKTAIPSRAGMI; from the coding sequence ATGAGCAGCTGGTCTGAACGCGTCAGAAACGAAGTTGGAAAAGCAATCCTCGGACAGGAAGTCGTTGTCGAACGAATGCTTGTCGCCCTCCTCGCCGACGGGCATGTCCTGTTGGAGGGGATGCCCGGGCTCGCCAAGACGCTCCTCATTAAAAGTCTCGGCACCGCGCTCGGCCTGCAGTTCGAACGAGTCCAGTTCACTCCGGACCTGCTCCCCAGCGACGTGATCGGGACCATGATTTTCCAAGCTCAATCCGGCCAATTCGAGCCGCACAAGGGCCCCATCTTCGCCAACCTGGTGCTGGCCGACGAAATTAACCGCGCCCCTGCCAAGGTACAAAGCGCCCTGCTCGAGGCCATGCAGGAAAAGCAAGTCACCCTCGGCCCCACCTCCCACAAGCTCCCGCGCCCGTTCTTCGTCATGGCCACCCAAAACCCGGTCGAGCAAGAAGGCACCTATCCGCTGCCGGAAGCCCAGCGCGACCGCTTCCTCTTCAAGCTGCTGGTAGACTACCCCAGCCAAGAGGACGAGTTCGAGATGATGCGCCGCTGGGGCCAAGTCACGGAAAAGCCCGAACTCCAGCCGGTCGCCTCCGGCGAGGAGCTGCTCGCCTTGCGCGCCGAAGTGGACGGCGTGCACGTCTCGGAAGACATCCAAGCCTACATTCTCGAGCTCGTGCGGGCCACTCGCGAGATGCCTAAAGCCACCAAGCCCGAAGACCGGCTTCTCTCCTACGGCGCCTCGCCTCGAGCCTCCATCAGCCTCTACCAGGCTAGCCGCGCCCTCGCTTGGCTGCGCGGCATGGACCACGTCTCGCCCGCAGTCGTAAAGGACATATTCTTCGACGCCATGCGCCACCGCGTGGGACTGAGCTACGAAGCGGAAGCCGAGGAAATCACCGCCGACCAAGTGTTGCTGAAAATCCTAGACAAGACCGCCATCCCCAGCCGAGCCGGCATGATCTAA
- a CDS encoding glycosyl hydrolase 115 family protein, whose amino-acid sequence MLNLPENISRSLRNGLICTLVFFAANVGYALGDASYVTRSKESSGLQLAAHGKLIDLYVDSEDHWGLVRAVGDLQADFEKVTGTQPKLEHSPSKLGKTAVIVGTIGKSALIDRLVSDGKIDISEVRGKWEAYHIELVDQPAKGLQKALVIAGSDMRGAIFGVYDLSEQIGVSPWHWWADVPATKSSTLWVKNGTRIQDAPKVQYRGIFLNDEAPALTGWVHENYGNYTHEFYVHVFELLLRLKSNFLWPAMWNNAFADDDEQNMILAHKYGIVMSTSHHEPMMRADKEWDRHGEGPWDYARNPDRLDAFWKEGAERNKPYDSIYTIGMRGQADTPMSETEDIGLLEKIVDAQREILTEVFDDRDISEVPQVWALYKEVQGYYESGMRVPDDVILLWCDDNWGNIRRLPTPEERKRVGGAGVYYHFDYVGGPRSYRWTNVTQLAKVWEQMNLADKYDANKIWLTNVGDLKPQELPITYFLDLAWDIDDWPKERIPEYGKLFAESAFGPEHTEAIAELLTAYTRHNARRKPELQDATTYSLLNYREAERIETELAQMVAKAEALYAATPEERKSAFFQLVYYPVKASAAITQMYIAQAKNHLYAAQGRSVTNEYAKLTEKYFDLNKELEDLFHGDATGGKWNHMMSQPRIGYTYWNNPPADMMPAIMLNRPAAVADMGVAVEGMTAAWPAEGNYYALPDFHRYGQDERLIEVFNRGTVPFDFQATASENWIKLSKTSGTIKNQEQVSVSIDWKQVPEGTHRGSILVRGTGWGGARIAVTAHQPKSNDLKGFLEADGYVSIDAANYSSKRDVDGLSWEVIPNLGRTNSSISVYPIGDRSFENPADAPFVEYDLTLFSSGTVSVETLWNPTWPIAPDRGLRFAIAFDDETPQIVDLHADRAHSLWQESVRTAVRPATTSHEIETAGHHTLRIYMVDPATTLQKIIVNTGGLGDSYLGPEQSLLAP is encoded by the coding sequence ATGCTAAACCTCCCAGAAAACATCTCCCGTTCCCTGCGGAACGGTCTTATCTGTACCCTTGTCTTTTTTGCCGCCAACGTTGGATACGCATTAGGCGATGCGTCCTACGTGACGCGGAGCAAGGAAAGCTCAGGCCTGCAACTGGCCGCCCATGGCAAGTTGATCGACCTCTATGTGGACTCCGAGGACCATTGGGGCCTCGTCCGCGCCGTCGGCGATTTACAAGCTGACTTCGAAAAGGTTACCGGAACGCAGCCCAAGCTCGAGCACTCGCCGAGCAAGCTTGGAAAAACGGCGGTCATCGTCGGTACGATCGGTAAGTCTGCCCTCATCGATCGACTGGTCTCGGATGGCAAAATCGATATTTCTGAGGTGCGAGGGAAATGGGAAGCCTACCACATCGAGCTCGTCGACCAGCCCGCCAAAGGCTTGCAAAAGGCCCTCGTAATCGCTGGCAGCGACATGAGGGGCGCGATCTTCGGAGTCTACGACCTCTCCGAACAGATTGGCGTATCGCCCTGGCACTGGTGGGCGGATGTCCCCGCTACCAAGAGCTCCACGCTCTGGGTCAAAAACGGCACCCGAATCCAAGACGCTCCCAAGGTTCAGTACCGAGGCATATTTCTGAATGACGAAGCGCCCGCGTTGACCGGTTGGGTGCATGAGAACTACGGCAACTACACGCACGAGTTTTACGTCCATGTATTCGAGCTATTGTTACGGCTCAAATCCAACTTTCTATGGCCGGCCATGTGGAACAACGCATTCGCCGACGACGACGAGCAAAACATGATCTTGGCGCACAAGTACGGAATTGTCATGAGTACCTCGCACCACGAGCCGATGATGCGAGCAGACAAGGAATGGGACCGCCACGGGGAAGGTCCTTGGGACTACGCTCGCAACCCCGATCGCCTAGATGCCTTCTGGAAGGAAGGAGCCGAACGCAACAAGCCTTACGACTCCATCTACACAATCGGCATGCGCGGCCAAGCGGATACGCCGATGTCCGAAACGGAGGACATCGGCTTGTTGGAAAAAATCGTGGACGCCCAGAGGGAAATCCTGACCGAAGTTTTCGATGACCGAGATATCTCGGAAGTCCCTCAGGTGTGGGCGCTCTACAAGGAAGTACAAGGGTACTACGAAAGCGGCATGCGAGTGCCAGACGACGTCATACTCCTTTGGTGCGACGACAATTGGGGCAATATTCGCCGACTTCCTACTCCAGAAGAACGTAAGCGCGTTGGCGGAGCTGGCGTGTATTACCATTTCGACTACGTGGGTGGACCACGCTCCTACCGGTGGACCAACGTCACCCAACTCGCCAAGGTTTGGGAGCAGATGAACTTGGCCGACAAGTACGATGCCAATAAGATTTGGCTGACCAACGTGGGAGACCTCAAGCCCCAGGAGTTGCCCATCACCTACTTTCTCGATCTCGCCTGGGATATCGACGATTGGCCGAAGGAGCGCATCCCCGAATACGGGAAGCTTTTTGCCGAAAGCGCCTTCGGACCGGAACATACGGAAGCAATAGCAGAGCTGCTCACCGCCTACACCAGGCACAACGCCCGCCGCAAACCCGAACTGCAAGACGCCACGACCTACAGCCTCCTAAACTACCGCGAAGCAGAACGTATCGAAACTGAACTGGCCCAAATGGTGGCGAAAGCCGAAGCCCTCTACGCAGCGACTCCAGAGGAACGAAAGTCAGCCTTTTTCCAGCTCGTGTACTATCCGGTCAAGGCTTCAGCTGCCATCACTCAGATGTACATCGCGCAAGCCAAGAACCATCTTTACGCAGCCCAAGGCAGGTCGGTCACCAACGAATACGCAAAGCTTACGGAAAAGTATTTCGACTTGAACAAGGAGCTGGAGGATCTTTTCCACGGGGACGCGACCGGTGGCAAATGGAACCACATGATGTCGCAACCACGTATTGGATACACCTACTGGAACAATCCACCTGCCGATATGATGCCCGCGATCATGCTCAACCGTCCTGCAGCCGTCGCTGACATGGGCGTCGCAGTCGAGGGCATGACAGCTGCTTGGCCCGCCGAAGGCAACTACTACGCGCTGCCAGACTTTCATCGCTACGGACAAGACGAACGGCTTATAGAAGTATTCAACAGAGGAACCGTACCTTTCGACTTCCAGGCTACTGCATCGGAGAACTGGATAAAGCTGAGCAAAACCTCCGGAACAATAAAAAACCAGGAACAGGTTAGCGTATCCATTGATTGGAAACAAGTTCCTGAAGGAACGCATCGCGGCAGTATCCTAGTCCGCGGTACCGGTTGGGGAGGTGCTCGCATCGCCGTTACCGCTCACCAACCAAAGTCAAACGACCTAAAGGGCTTCCTAGAGGCGGACGGATACGTATCCATCGACGCGGCGAATTACAGTTCCAAGCGCGATGTAGACGGCTTGTCTTGGGAAGTTATTCCGAACCTCGGCCGCACGAATAGCTCCATTTCCGTTTACCCAATCGGCGATAGAAGTTTCGAGAATCCAGCCGATGCTCCATTTGTTGAATACGACTTAACCTTGTTCAGCAGCGGAACGGTTTCAGTGGAAACGCTCTGGAACCCAACGTGGCCAATCGCTCCAGACCGTGGACTGCGCTTTGCCATAGCCTTCGACGACGAAACACCGCAAATCGTCGACCTTCACGCAGACCGGGCACACAGCCTCTGGCAAGAATCCGTGCGTACAGCCGTTCGGCCTGCCACAACGAGCCACGAGATTGAGACGGCCGGCCACCACACGCTTCGCATCTACATGGTCGACCCGGCTACCACCTTGCAGAAAATCATCGTCAATACGGGCGGTCTCGGCGACAGCTACCTAGGCCCCGAACAGAGCCTGTTGGCACCTTAG
- a CDS encoding VWA domain-containing protein, with amino-acid sequence MIELLDTKFQLASPYWLLALLVLPVVAWLRGRRAVSAMILPFSGAWRRPSFIGGTKLATTLVFLSAVAMILALARPQSVATERHSKSRGYDIILAVDLSGSMEAEDYFVNRKRSNRLQAVKPVLSAFINRRENDRIGLIAFAGRAYTAAPLTFDHKWLARQTERLQIGLIEDGTAIGDALAVATSRLLEGAKERAGEREGAFIVLLTDGENTAGMMEPMEGATLAKEAGIRVYTIAAGKNGYVPFPRRNERGERIGTTQQLLRVDTETLKKISDFTSGEFFRAEDSDTIDQAFQKIDESSTIEFEVRQYSTITELFPYPLYAAAAFALLGLVAGANKFREALA; translated from the coding sequence ATGATTGAGCTTTTGGATACAAAGTTTCAACTGGCCAGTCCCTACTGGCTTTTGGCCCTGCTGGTTTTGCCCGTTGTGGCTTGGCTGCGAGGTCGTCGGGCTGTATCCGCCATGATACTACCATTTTCCGGAGCCTGGCGCCGCCCAAGTTTCATTGGAGGCACGAAGCTAGCGACAACGCTCGTATTCCTCTCAGCGGTTGCCATGATTCTCGCTTTGGCCCGCCCCCAATCCGTGGCCACGGAACGCCATTCCAAGAGCCGCGGCTACGACATCATACTCGCAGTAGACCTTTCTGGATCCATGGAAGCGGAGGACTACTTCGTAAACCGCAAGCGCTCCAATCGCCTCCAAGCCGTCAAGCCCGTGCTCAGCGCCTTTATCAATCGTCGCGAAAACGACCGCATCGGTCTCATCGCCTTCGCCGGACGGGCCTACACCGCAGCGCCTTTGACCTTCGACCACAAATGGCTAGCCCGCCAAACGGAGCGGCTGCAGATCGGATTGATCGAGGACGGGACAGCCATCGGTGACGCGCTCGCCGTCGCCACCTCTCGCCTTCTGGAAGGGGCCAAAGAGCGCGCCGGCGAGCGAGAGGGCGCTTTTATCGTACTCCTCACCGACGGAGAAAACACTGCGGGAATGATGGAACCCATGGAGGGCGCTACCCTAGCCAAAGAGGCAGGCATTCGCGTCTACACAATCGCAGCGGGAAAAAATGGATACGTTCCCTTTCCTCGCCGCAACGAGCGTGGCGAACGCATCGGCACAACACAGCAGCTCCTCCGCGTCGACACCGAAACGCTGAAGAAGATTTCCGACTTTACCAGCGGCGAATTTTTCCGTGCCGAAGATTCGGATACAATCGATCAAGCGTTTCAGAAGATCGATGAATCAAGCACCATAGAATTCGAAGTGAGGCAGTATTCAACCATTACCGAGCTTTTTCCTTATCCGCTCTATGCAGCGGCAGCATTTGCCCTGCTGGGCCTCGTTGCCGGAGCGAATAAATTCAGGGAGGCCCTCGCATGA
- a CDS encoding DUF58 domain-containing protein: MPTPEEKPSSQANLSATVAMLRRLEWRARLVVQSALGGEYKSSFRGKGMEFDQVVKYEFGDDVRDIDWNVTARLGEAYRKKFIEEREITLLLLFEDTPSLQFGSGSVTKRQALLELASLLMLLSAVNGDRISLLHATPQGYTLTKSATGRGRVMHTAANLLGHPAPPILDGQEAKIPWKYVLKAAPRHSIFVWLGDFPGPSQPDVWPVLRRQYQPVGFRISDPWELELPKSGSQPVYDPTTGELYTLNGGSSAQRSAHESWSQQRDKAFQNLFPKDSDRLSLTAGDDALEAVTNFFHQRMKRFARV; encoded by the coding sequence ATGCCAACTCCCGAAGAGAAGCCTAGCTCCCAAGCCAACCTTTCCGCAACCGTCGCCATGTTGCGACGCTTGGAATGGCGGGCTCGTCTCGTGGTGCAGAGCGCCCTCGGCGGAGAATACAAGTCCTCCTTCCGCGGCAAAGGCATGGAGTTCGACCAAGTCGTGAAGTACGAGTTTGGCGACGACGTGCGGGACATCGACTGGAACGTAACCGCCAGACTTGGCGAGGCGTACCGCAAGAAGTTCATCGAAGAACGGGAAATCACCCTCCTACTCCTTTTTGAAGACACTCCCTCGCTGCAATTCGGATCCGGTAGCGTCACCAAGCGCCAAGCTCTGCTGGAGCTCGCGAGCCTTCTCATGCTGCTCAGCGCCGTGAATGGCGACCGAATTTCCCTGCTGCACGCAACTCCCCAGGGGTACACTCTCACCAAATCAGCCACCGGTCGCGGCCGTGTGATGCACACTGCCGCCAATCTGCTCGGGCACCCGGCCCCACCCATTCTCGACGGGCAAGAAGCAAAGATTCCTTGGAAGTACGTGCTCAAAGCGGCTCCGCGACACAGCATCTTCGTCTGGCTCGGCGACTTCCCCGGCCCCTCCCAACCGGATGTCTGGCCCGTTCTACGGCGACAGTACCAGCCGGTCGGATTTCGCATTTCGGATCCATGGGAGCTGGAGCTCCCAAAGTCCGGCAGCCAACCTGTCTACGACCCCACCACTGGCGAGCTCTATACCCTCAACGGTGGATCGAGCGCTCAGAGATCGGCCCATGAAAGCTGGAGCCAACAACGTGACAAGGCCTTCCAAAACCTATTCCCCAAAGACAGCGATCGGCTCAGCCTCACCGCTGGCGATGATGCGCTGGAGGCCGTGACCAACTTTTTCCATCAACGCATGAAACGTTTCGCCCGCGTATGA
- a CDS encoding ABC transporter ATP-binding protein, protein MLQDTNIGLERMTESSESLSVLELSEVKKAYHSGHEDLEVLKDISFQVREGETVSIIGPSGSGKTTLLGICAGLDRPSSGTVSLCGRDISEMSEDERAAVRNESVGFVFQNFQLMPTLTALENVMVPLELRGERGARKRAESLLEKVGLKERTSHYPIQLSGGEQQRVALARAFVNRPRILFADEPTGNLDSETSLPIVDLLFDLNKTAGTTLVLVTHDLELAKTTDRLLKIDRGRLQEVER, encoded by the coding sequence ATGTTACAAGATACGAATATTGGGTTGGAGCGCATGACGGAATCTAGCGAATCCCTATCGGTGTTAGAGCTGAGCGAGGTGAAAAAGGCCTACCATAGCGGGCACGAAGACTTGGAGGTGTTGAAAGATATTTCGTTCCAGGTGCGAGAGGGCGAAACCGTTTCGATCATTGGGCCTTCCGGCAGCGGCAAGACGACCTTGCTGGGGATTTGCGCGGGACTGGACCGGCCTAGCAGCGGTACGGTTTCCTTGTGCGGTCGCGACATCTCTGAAATGAGCGAGGACGAAAGAGCGGCTGTGCGGAACGAGAGCGTTGGCTTCGTTTTCCAGAACTTCCAGCTGATGCCGACTCTGACCGCTTTGGAGAACGTGATGGTGCCGCTGGAACTGCGGGGCGAGAGGGGAGCCCGCAAGCGGGCGGAATCGTTGCTGGAAAAGGTCGGGCTGAAGGAGCGAACCTCGCACTACCCCATCCAGCTTTCGGGAGGCGAGCAGCAACGTGTCGCCTTGGCTCGGGCCTTCGTAAACCGTCCGCGAATCCTGTTCGCAGACGAGCCGACGGGCAATCTAGACTCTGAAACGAGTCTGCCGATCGTAGACTTGCTCTTCGACTTGAACAAAACAGCGGGCACCACCTTGGTACTGGTGACCCACGACCTCGAGTTGGCGAAGACGACGGATCGTTTGCTGAAAATCGATCGCGGTCGTCTCCAGGAGGTCGAGAGGTGA
- a CDS encoding EVE domain-containing protein, translating into MAKKFWLIKSEPDVFGFDDLEKCKGQTEPWDGIRNYQARNFMRDEMRQGDVAIFYHSNAGANVGAVGLATVASEKAYPDHTQFDPKSNYYDAKSTKENPRWLMVDFKYGKPFKRLVTLKELKEAPELEDMLVVKRGQRLSIQPVEKAHFKAVCKMGGLSAKDLKELGV; encoded by the coding sequence ATGGCGAAGAAATTTTGGCTCATAAAAAGCGAACCGGACGTTTTCGGCTTCGATGATTTGGAGAAGTGCAAGGGGCAAACCGAGCCTTGGGACGGGATTCGCAACTACCAAGCTCGCAACTTTATGCGCGACGAGATGCGGCAGGGCGACGTCGCGATTTTCTACCATTCCAACGCGGGAGCAAATGTCGGCGCCGTGGGGCTGGCTACGGTTGCCAGCGAGAAGGCGTACCCGGACCACACCCAATTTGATCCAAAATCCAACTACTATGATGCCAAGTCGACCAAGGAGAACCCTCGTTGGCTGATGGTCGATTTCAAGTACGGCAAGCCTTTCAAGCGTCTCGTGACCCTGAAGGAGCTCAAGGAAGCCCCGGAGCTCGAAGACATGCTGGTGGTGAAACGCGGGCAAAGGCTATCAATCCAGCCGGTGGAGAAGGCTCATTTCAAGGCGGTCTGCAAGATGGGCGGATTGTCGGCGAAGGATTTAAAGGAGTTGGGAGTGTAA
- a CDS encoding SRPBCC family protein, producing MKIVAKRDLKASPQELWAIVAQPGNMPAWNPKCVRASETPTINAGETFTALYEMKGQQHEAVGDILRSETNREITFRYNLKDSAGTGTIIETLSFAPKTDSITRVSHSVDFSKSNLPFWVKLLIGLIGRFGRNVGAEPLQGVQDLLGTVNKS from the coding sequence ATGAAGATCGTTGCCAAGAGAGATCTCAAAGCTTCGCCCCAGGAGCTTTGGGCCATCGTCGCTCAACCTGGCAACATGCCCGCTTGGAATCCCAAATGCGTCCGAGCAAGCGAGACGCCCACCATCAACGCTGGCGAGACGTTCACTGCACTCTACGAGATGAAAGGGCAACAGCACGAGGCCGTAGGCGATATTCTCCGAAGCGAAACCAATCGCGAAATCACATTCCGCTACAACCTGAAAGATAGCGCAGGTACGGGTACGATAATCGAAACGCTAAGCTTCGCTCCCAAGACCGATAGCATCACGCGCGTCTCGCACAGTGTCGACTTCAGCAAATCGAACCTCCCCTTTTGGGTTAAGCTACTGATCGGCCTCATCGGCAGGTTTGGGCGCAACGTAGGCGCAGAACCTCTGCAGGGCGTTCAAGACCTGCTGGGCACCGTCAACAAAAGCTAG
- a CDS encoding ABC transporter permease, producing the protein MKQASKAWIFLMAWRDMRRAKRQLGLFALAVVAGVAALVAINSFRANLESEMDRQSRSLLGADVEYDANVPFSEKAEALISMVPAEAIAREIKFATMAYFPTKDDTRIVRAHAMEGAFPWYGKLDTTPAGLRVADSEEPVALLEESLMLQFDLKVGDPIKIGEQEFKIIGEVLRIPGEGSFTGSFAPRVLIPMSFFEATGLSQYGSRLHYFAYQKFDELMAEPSLEVLKGLKDELEAMDVDVDTVADQRRRVGRTLDGMNSFLSMVGFVALLLGGVAIAGAVQVYLKAKTDSVAILRCLGASTRQAMLIYCIQISLVGFIGCVSGAVLGVSIQSFLPELMKSFLPLELQVELSWNSIFLSLLFGWLFTSLFAFLPLLPLRRVSPLRAIRASVEARGRAWRDLAFLLVLFALLVLTAVFTVTQTQTLAQAAGFFGGILAAMLLLAGIGWLLRFALKRISVAGLPYVWRQGLSNLHRPNNRTTMLVVTLGMGAFLIYTIYISEQSMLRQGELADNEGQPNVILFDIQPDQVEGVEKVIEELQVDAIRPAPIVTMRLQSLNGRTAEELIDDRNLDIERWAARREYRSTYRDYIRDDEELLSGEFTPTASLDSDSPIPVSVEQRVVEALKLKLGDRIVWDVQGLPIETEVTSIRKVDWREMKPNFFVVFPAGVLEAAPAFFVTAAHASNKETMVALQSTVVKQYPNVSAVNLTMVLESLREIFDKISFVIRFMASFTIVTGLIALMASVITSRYQRARESALLRTIGASAKQIRGIMGVEYALVGIIAGIAGVGLSLASGWAVTKYALKVELYIPWGATLATVGIVAVMTLVTGMLNSLGIAKQSPMESIRSEG; encoded by the coding sequence ATGAAGCAGGCCTCTAAAGCTTGGATCTTTCTTATGGCTTGGCGCGACATGCGTCGAGCGAAGAGACAACTCGGGCTCTTCGCCCTGGCTGTGGTCGCTGGAGTCGCGGCCCTGGTAGCGATCAACTCCTTCCGCGCGAACTTGGAAAGCGAGATGGATCGGCAGTCGCGCAGCCTCCTTGGGGCTGACGTGGAGTACGATGCGAACGTGCCATTTAGCGAGAAGGCAGAAGCCTTGATTTCCATGGTTCCAGCGGAAGCCATCGCTCGGGAAATTAAATTCGCGACGATGGCCTATTTTCCCACCAAGGATGACACGCGCATCGTGAGAGCTCACGCCATGGAGGGCGCGTTTCCTTGGTATGGAAAATTGGATACAACTCCAGCGGGACTGCGCGTGGCGGATAGCGAGGAGCCGGTTGCCTTGCTGGAGGAGAGCTTGATGCTGCAGTTCGATCTGAAGGTGGGAGATCCGATCAAGATCGGCGAACAGGAATTCAAGATTATCGGCGAAGTGCTCCGCATCCCGGGTGAAGGTTCGTTTACCGGATCCTTCGCTCCTCGCGTCCTCATTCCGATGTCCTTTTTCGAAGCGACTGGCTTGTCACAATACGGAAGTCGGCTCCACTATTTCGCGTACCAGAAGTTCGACGAGCTAATGGCTGAACCGAGCTTGGAGGTTCTCAAGGGGCTCAAGGATGAGTTGGAGGCCATGGATGTCGATGTGGATACAGTGGCTGACCAGCGTCGCAGGGTGGGTCGCACTTTAGACGGCATGAACAGCTTCTTGAGCATGGTCGGATTTGTCGCGCTCTTGTTGGGGGGAGTCGCCATAGCGGGCGCGGTACAGGTTTACCTCAAAGCCAAAACAGATTCGGTGGCGATTTTGCGTTGTCTGGGGGCGAGCACTCGCCAGGCGATGTTGATCTATTGTATCCAAATTTCCTTGGTCGGATTTATCGGTTGCGTGAGCGGAGCTGTCTTAGGGGTCTCAATACAATCGTTTCTCCCAGAGTTAATGAAGAGTTTCTTGCCGCTCGAACTTCAAGTAGAGCTTTCCTGGAACAGCATCTTTCTGAGCCTTCTCTTCGGTTGGTTGTTCACCAGCTTGTTCGCCTTTTTGCCATTGCTGCCCCTACGTCGCGTATCCCCATTGCGAGCGATTCGGGCCTCGGTCGAAGCCCGCGGAAGGGCATGGCGAGACCTAGCATTCTTGCTGGTGTTGTTCGCCCTGCTGGTTCTGACTGCCGTGTTCACGGTGACGCAGACCCAGACGCTTGCCCAAGCGGCCGGCTTTTTCGGTGGCATACTGGCGGCGATGTTGCTGCTGGCAGGTATTGGCTGGTTGCTGCGTTTCGCTCTCAAGCGAATCAGTGTCGCTGGGCTGCCGTACGTTTGGCGCCAAGGTTTGTCCAATCTGCACCGGCCCAACAACCGTACGACGATGCTGGTGGTCACCTTGGGAATGGGCGCCTTCCTGATTTACACGATCTATATCAGCGAGCAGAGTATGTTGCGGCAAGGAGAGCTGGCGGACAATGAGGGACAACCAAACGTGATTTTGTTCGACATCCAGCCCGACCAAGTGGAGGGGGTCGAAAAGGTGATCGAAGAATTGCAAGTCGACGCTATCCGCCCGGCTCCGATCGTGACGATGCGCTTGCAAAGCCTGAATGGGAGAACGGCGGAGGAACTGATCGATGACCGAAATTTAGACATCGAACGCTGGGCCGCTCGCCGGGAATACCGATCTACCTATCGAGACTACATCCGAGACGACGAGGAACTGCTCAGCGGTGAGTTTACGCCGACCGCTTCGCTCGATTCCGATTCGCCGATCCCGGTTTCGGTCGAGCAGCGTGTGGTCGAAGCCCTGAAGCTGAAGCTTGGTGACCGTATCGTTTGGGACGTGCAGGGGCTGCCAATCGAGACGGAAGTTACCAGTATCCGAAAAGTGGATTGGCGAGAGATGAAACCGAATTTTTTCGTGGTGTTTCCCGCTGGAGTGCTGGAGGCAGCCCCCGCATTTTTCGTAACGGCGGCTCACGCGTCAAACAAGGAAACGATGGTCGCGCTTCAATCCACGGTCGTGAAGCAGTACCCAAACGTGTCCGCCGTAAACTTGACCATGGTACTGGAAAGCTTGAGGGAGATTTTCGACAAGATCAGTTTCGTGATCCGCTTTATGGCATCTTTCACGATCGTCACCGGTTTGATCGCCTTGATGGCGTCTGTGATCACAAGCCGTTACCAGAGGGCTCGGGAAAGCGCTTTGTTGAGGACGATCGGCGCATCCGCAAAGCAAATACGGGGGATTATGGGAGTTGAGTATGCTCTGGTTGGAATCATAGCCGGCATTGCAGGAGTGGGTCTATCGCTGGCCTCGGGGTGGGCGGTCACCAAGTATGCCCTGAAGGTCGAGCTTTACATACCTTGGGGCGCGACTTTGGCGACCGTAGGAATCGTGGCGGTGATGACCCTTGTGACCGGAATGCTTAACAGTCTTGGCATCGCAAAGCAGTCCCCCATGGAGTCGATTCGCTCCGAGGGATGA